One part of the Sesamum indicum cultivar Zhongzhi No. 13 linkage group LG14, S_indicum_v1.0, whole genome shotgun sequence genome encodes these proteins:
- the LOC105176567 gene encoding uncharacterized protein LOC105176567 gives MDPLPLPLPPPPPYTPTSLKETKPSPLYQIILSKQARNQQNSTPDTVIRSSKLRSREQPILRHPRKTNPIVWFGAILCLIFSLLLIFFGIATLVIFLSVKPRLPVFDTPAASLSVIYFDSPEFLNGDITFVANFSNPNRKLSVRYEYLYIELYFSESPIATQVLQPFSQRPGEVRLITVHLLSSLVYLPPHLALELQKQEQRNRVIYNIKGSFKVKVKLGLLQYSYWLHGNCQIEMTSPPTGVLITHSCRTKR, from the coding sequence ATGGATCCCCTCCCACTCCCACTCCCACCACCCCCACCCTACACCCCTACTTCCCTCAAAGAAACCAAGCCATCTCCTCTTTATCAGATAATCTTGTCTAAGCAAGCTAGGAATCAGCAGAATTCGACCCCGGATACGGTTATACGTAGCAGCAAGCTGAGGTCAAGAGAGCAGCCGATTCTACGGCACCCTCGAAAGACTAATCCAATAGTATGGTTTGGTGCAATCTTGTGCTTGATATTTAGTCTCCTCCTAATCTTCTTTGGTATTGCAACTCTAGTGATCTTTCTGTCTGTTAAACCGAGACTTCCGGTTTTCGACACCCCAGCAGCAAGCCTCAGTGTTATCTATTTCGACTCTCCAGAGTTCCTCAATGGTGACATAACATTTGTTGCAAATTTTTCTAACCCAAATAGGAAATTGAGTGTTAGATACGAGTACCTGTATATTGAGCTCTACTTTTCGGAAAGTCCTATAGCAACTCAAGTTCTTCAACCCTTCAGTCAGAGACCGGGAGAAGTTCGGTTGATAACTGTTCATTTGCTGTCAAGCTTGGTCTATCTGCCGCCCCATCTTGCTCTTGAACTGCAAAAGCAGGAGCAGAGGAACAGAGTTATCTATAACATAAAAGGAAGTTTCAAAGTGAAAGTTAAGCTGGGCTTGCTTCAATATTCTTACTGGTTACATGGAAACTGCCAGATAGAGATGACAAGTCCACCTACTGGTGTTCTGATAACGCACAGTTGCAGAACCAAGAGATAA
- the LOC105176624 gene encoding LOW QUALITY PROTEIN: kinesin-like protein KIN-14F (The sequence of the model RefSeq protein was modified relative to this genomic sequence to represent the inferred CDS: inserted 1 base in 1 codon) yields MPQESYSSSMFSSPSKSWRGENGLIRHSSEAPHAEEIINYGGLAQRKAEEAAARRYQAAQWLRQMDHGASETMPKEPTEEDFRLALRNGLILCNVLNKVKPGAIRKVVETPVLDVQATEGAALYAIQYFENVRNFLVAVGRMKLLTFEASDLEKGGSSSKVVDCILCLRGYYEWKQSGGIGVWKYGGTVRIMSSPRDPPSSVVSSESADELLDDFESSQYEQLLGFLHLYTDSHEDSRAANILTFMFDYFSLGLLQAYLTETNGFDDLALSPMAIDMVVRKVVKDFSGLLASQGNQLGLFLKKVLNTDSSPQTKSQFLEAISKYLSKRMSLVSRDISNFCICGGKGQGTWHLNNSNCSVELLDLQQKQLEDLKALLRETKQEVNQIQLGWEKELLWLGHHIKGLEVAASSFHKVLEENRVLFNQVQDLKGTIRVYCRVRPFLSGQSNGQSTVDYIGENGNIMIVNPQKQGKDARRVFSFNKVFGMNVTQYQIYAETQPLVRSVLDGYNVCIFAYGQTGSGKTYTMSGPNLTTEETWGVNYRALRDLFHISKARMDLIEYEVGVQMVEIYNEQVRDLLVTDGSNRRLDIRNNSQLNGLNVPDASLIPVKCTEDVLDLMRVGQRNRAVGATALNERSSRSHSILTVHVRXGSILKGCLHLVDLAGSERVDRSEAVGERLKEAQHINRSLSALGDVIAALAQKSSYVPYRNSKLTQVLQDSLGGHAKTLMFVHINPEVNALGETISTLKFAERVATIDLGTAQSNKETSEIRDCKEEIANLKTILERKEAELEQLKSRTNVRGAASPLRMPKYNNASSKPEMNEKHVDTQNTEVRSCSAGKQRRSRFPSLTDKDVMPKMPLLGEERSIGSIKPRSPSPPVRRSTSTDRGTIVKTRIKSDALENPLVIRAPFPSSVSVNKPVANFPATVPSTMNPRLNRGSQDPPFPDVLNSLHRVTLRKAHPGNEDEQFKQALNIQQYGLRKTKPDSKVKTKHESSAKIQKSSGAERLLSYMDSGKAFEEPQKPDNSDPEIEHGPIRTPVYSATQEKNLHRNSQAVEPRYYRTTCFTN; encoded by the exons ATGCCTCAAGAAAGCTACAGCAGCTCAATGTTCAGCTCGCCAAGCAAGAGCTGGAGAGGAGAAAATGGCTTGATCCGCCACAGCAGTGAAGCTCCACATGCCGAAGAGATCATCAATTACGGCGGATTAGCACAGAGGAAAGCTGAAGAAGCAG CTGCAAGGAGGTACCAGGCGGCGCAATGGCTGCGGCAAATGGACCACGGCGCATCGGAGACGATGCCAAAAGAACCGACGGAGGAGGACTTCCGCTTAGCGCTTCGCAATGGACTCATTCTCTGCAATGTTCTTAACAAAGTCAAGCCCGGCGCCATCCGCAAG GTGGTGGAAACTCCAGTGCTGGATGTGCAGGCGACGGAGGGTGCTGCGCTGTATGCTATTCAGTATTTTGAGAACGTGAGGAATTTTCTAGTCGCTGTTGGCAGAATGAAGCTCCTCACGTTTGAAGCATCTGATCTTGAAAAG GGAGGCTCATCGAGCAAAGTTGTGGATTGCATTCTGTGTTTGAGAGGATATTATGAGTGGAAGCAATCTGGAGGAATTGGAGTCTGGAAATATGGTGGAACAGTGAGAATTATGTCCTCTCCCAGAGACCCTCCATCCTCTGTCGTGAGTAGTGAAAGTGCAGATGAATTACTGGATGATTTTGAATCATCACAATATGAACAGCTATTGGGGTTCCTCCACTTATATACTGACTCACATGAGGATTCTAGAGCAGCCAATATACTCACGTTCATGTTCGATTATTTTAGTCTCGGTCTTCTGCAAGCTTATCTGACAGAAACAAATGGATTTGATGACTTGGCTTTAAGTCCAATG GCCATTGATATGGTGGTGAGGAAGGTTGTTAAGGATTTTTCTGGGCTGCTGGCTTCCCAAGGCAATCAG CTTGGTTTATTTCTGAAGAAAGTTCTGAATACCGATTCCTCTCCTCAAACAAAATCTCAATTCCTCGAAGCAATATCAAAGTACCTTAGCAAAAGGATGAGTCTTGTATCAAGAGATATTTCCAATTTCTGCATTTGTGGTGGAAAAGGCCAAGGAACATGGCATTTGAATAACTCCAATTGTAGTGTAGAACTGCTTGATCTGCAGCAGAAACAGTTAGAG GATTTAAAAGCTCTTTTACGAGAGACAAAGCAAGAAGTTAACCAGATTCAATTAGGATGGGAGAAAGAACTTCTTTGGCTGG GCCACCACATCAAAGGCCTTGAGGTGGCAGCTTCTTCATTTCACAAAGTTTTGGAAGAAAACCGTGTGCTTTTCAATCAAGTCCAAGACCTGAAAG GGACAATCAGGGTTTACTGTAGGGTAAGGCCGTTCCTTTCAGGACAATCTAATGGACAGTCAACAGTGGATTATATTGGAGAAAATGGAAATATCATGATCGTCAATCCACAGAAGCAGGGTAAAGATGCAAGGAGGGTTTTCTCATTCAATAAAGTTTTCGGGATGAATGTGACACAGT ATCAAATATATGCAGAAACTCAACCGTTGGTCCGATCTGTTCTTGATGGTTATAATGTTTGTATATTTGCCTATGGTCAGACTGGCTCTGGGAAGACCTACACAATG AGTGGTCCGAACTTGACGACAGAGGAGACATGGGGAGTGAATTACCGTGCTCTACGTGACCTGTTTCACATTTCAAAGGCCAGAATGGACCTCATAGAATATGAAGTTGGAGTCCAAATGGTTGAAATATACAATGAACAAGTGAGAGATTTGTTGGTCACTGACGGAAGCAATAGAAG ATTAGATATTCGAAACAACTCTCAGCTCAATGGTCTTAATGTTCCTGATGCAAGTTTGATTCCTGTTAAATGTACTGAAGATGTTCTTGATTTGATGAGAGTTGGACAAAGAAATCGTGCAGTGGGTGCCACAGCTTTGAATGAGCGGAGCAGCCGATCCCATAG CATTTTGACAGTCCATGTCC GAGGCTCCATCTTAAAGGGTTGCCTTCACTTAGTAGATCTAGCTGGCAGCGAGAGAGTGGATAGATCTGAAGCTGTAGGTGAGAGATTAAAAGAAGCTCAACATATCAACAGATCGCTCTCTGCCCTTGGAGATGTCATTGCTGCCCTGGCGCAAAAGAGTTCTTATGTTCCTTACAGAAACAGCAAACTCACGCAAGTATTACAAGATTCTTTAG GGGGTCATGCTAAGACATTGATGTTTGTGCATATAAACCCAGAGGTTAATGCTCTGGGAGAGACAATTAGCACCTTGAAATTTGCTGAAAGAGTTGCTACAATAGACCTGGGGACAGCCCAATCTAATAAAGAAACCAGTGAAATTAGAGACTGTAAAGAGGAG ATCGCAAACCTGAAGACAATTTTAGAGAGAAAGGAAGCTGAATTGGAGCAGTTGAAAAGTCGCACAAATGTTCGAGGTGCAGCATCACCTCTTCGGATGCCAAAATATAACAATGCCAGTTCAAAGCCTGAGATGAATGAGAAACATGTAGACACCCAAAATACAGAG GTGAGAAGCTGTTCTGCAGGTAAGCAGAGAAGATCTCGGTTTCCCTCTCTCACAGACAAGGATGTCATGCCAAAAATGCCCCTGCTAGGTGAGGAAAGATCAATAGGCTCCATTAAGCCAAGATCTCCTTCACCTCCAGTTCGGAGATCAACATCCACTGACAGAGGCACCATTGTGAAAACAAGAATAAAGTCTGACGCACTTGAAAATCCACTAGTCATAAGAGCACCATTTCCATCTAGTGTTTCTGTCAATAAACCTGTTGCCAATTTTCCAGCAACTGTACCATCAACGATGAACCCACGTCTGAATCGAGGTTCACAAGATCCACCTTTTCCAGATGTTTTGAACAGCCTCCACAGGGTCACACTTCGTAAAGCTCATCCAGGAAATGAAGACGAGCAATTTAAGCAAGCACTGAATATTCAGCAATACGGACTCAGAAAAACTAAACCAGACAGTAAGGTCAAGACTAAACATGAGTCATCAGCTAAAATTCAGAAGTCTAGTGGTGCAGAGAGACTGCTCTCTTATATGGACAGTGGTAAAGCATTTGAGGAGCCTCAAAAACCAGATAATTCAGATCCTGAAATTGAACATGGACCTATTCGCACGCCAGTATATAGCGCCACTCAGGAGAAGAATCTTCATAGGAATTCTCAAGCTGTAGAACCAAGGTATTACAGAACTACTTGCTTTACAAACTAA
- the LOC105176566 gene encoding sufE-like protein 1, chloroplastic/mitochondrial, with protein MKIIRTISSSFTSLLLSTPSKPSLQSHILGESSLHSVSQISIGNPKPMSISTKIPHSPLIRHSSTPFLKPTKIPSLSSPSHKFFFFKNITIQRISTKDPVFFATPSSSPAVSLQPVEELPPKLQEIIKLFQGVQEPKAKYEQLLFYGRNLKPLESQYKTSENKVQGCVSQVWVRAYLDDDENVIFEADSDSVLTKGLAALLVQGLSGRPVEEIVRVSPDFVVLLGLQQSLTPSRNNGFLNMLKLMQKKALQLYVESEKADNSNVESSGKSSVKSSNAVLNEDGGNGRVESSETATNLKEELDDGSVLGSRGRRIREKLEKELKPVELEVEDISYQHAGHSGVKGSDGETHFNVKVVSEEFEGKSLVKRHRLIYSLLQDELQSGLHALSIVAKTPSEVDSV; from the coding sequence ATGAAAATTATCAGAACAATTTCTTCATCATTCACCTCTCTTCTCCTCTCTACCCCCTCCAAACCCTCCCTGCAAAGTCACATTCTTGGAGAGTCATCTCTGCATTCAGTTTCACAAATTTCAATCGGTAATCCAAAACCCATGTCAATTTCCACCAAAATCCCACACTCTCCCCTCATTCGCCACTCCAGCACTCCGTTCTTGAAGCCCACAAAAATCCCGTCCTTATCCTCGCCGTCTCataaattcttcttcttcaagaaCATCACGATCCAGAGAATATCCACAAAAGATCCTGTTTTTTTTGCCACTCCTTCGTCCTCACCTGCTGTTTCTCTGCAACCCGTCGAGGAGCTCCCACCGAAGCTCCAAGAAATCATCAAATTGTTCCAAGGAGTTCAAGAACCGAAGGCCAAGTATGAACAGTTGTTGTTCTATGGTAGGAATTTAAAACCTTTGGAGTCCCAGTATAAAACTAGTGAAAACAAGGTTCAAGGCTGTGTTTCTCAGGTTTGGGTCAGAGCGTACTTGGATGATGATGAAAATGTGATCTTCGAAGCAGATTCTGATTCAGTGCTAACTAAAGGGCTGGCTGCTTTGCTTGTTCAAGGCCTTTCGGGCCGGCCGGTGGAAGAGATTGTGAGGGTATCACCGGATTTTGTGGTGCTTCTAGGGTTGCAACAGAGTTTAACTCCTTCTCGGAATAATGGGTTCTTAAATATGTTGAAGCTGATGCAAAAGAAGGCCTTGCAATTGTATGTTGAATCTGAGAAAGCTGATAATTCAAATGTTGAGTCCTCAGGGAAAAGCTCGGTTAAGAGTTCTAATGCAGTGTTGAATGAGGATGGTGGAAATGGTAGAGTGGAGTCTAGTGAAACTGCTACTAATTTGAAGGAGGAGTTGGACGATGGAAGTGTCTTGGGAAGCAGGGGAAGGAGGATTAGAGAGAAGCTGGAGAAAGAACTGAAGCCTGTTGAATTGGAAGTTGAGGATATATCTTATCAGCATGCTGGCCATTCTGGTGTAAAGGGAAGTGATGGAGAGACACATTTCAATGTAAAAGTTGTTTCTGAAGAATTTGAAGGGAAGAGTTTGGTTAAGAGGCATAGACTGATTTACAGCTTGTTGCAAGATGAGTTGCAGAGTGGACTACATGCCTTGTCTATTGTGGCGAAGACACCATCAGAAGTTGACTCTGTCTGA
- the LOC105176568 gene encoding histone H4, translated as MSGRGKGGKGLGKGGAKRHRKVLRDNIQGITKPAIRRLARRGGVKRISGLIYEETRGVLKIFLENVIRDAVTYTEHARRKTVTAMDVVYALKRQGRTLYGFGG; from the coding sequence atgtCGGGGAGAGGAAAGGGAGGCAAGGGTTTGGGCAAGGGCGGAGCGAAGCGGCACAGGAAGGTGCTGCGGGACAACATCCAGGGCATTACCAAGCCGGCGATTCGCCGCCTGGCTCGCCGTGGTGGCGTTAAGCGCATCAGCGGCCTCATCTACGAGGAGACTCGTGGTGTTTTGAAGATTTTCCTAGAGAACGTGATTCGTGACGCCGTCACCTATACCGAGCACGCTCGTCGCAAGACTGTGACCGCGATGGATGTCGTTTACGCGCTGAAGAGGCAGGGTCGAACTCTGTACGGTTTCGGAGGATAG
- the LOC105176569 gene encoding uncharacterized protein LOC105176569: MLEPSVPTTLVQQPADDPTTNKPAENFVTCIHKAKLVDIVCNITVTWAKTVIGHSLYITVENPQDDNYYTCKIDLKTWQFWGKKGLKTFRVAEKRIDVFWDLRSAKFTDSPEPDSDYYVAMVSREELILLLGDQQKEALRRTKSRLPSEDASLVQKKEIVFAKKCFCTKTTLGQDKEHSIIIESSLSGPYDPEMWISVDGMESIRVPNLHWRFRGNETILVDNSPVQILWDVHDWLYNGNHSGVGIFVFRRDADEGEFHSSNIEAEDFGKSFWDVLEEQPSSVGFCHFLYAWKTE, translated from the coding sequence ATGTTAGAACCTTCCGTTCCAACAACGTTGGTTCAGCAACCTGCTGATGACCCCACAACCAACAAACCTGCGGAAAACTTTGTAACATGCATTCACAAAGCGAAACTTGTAGATATAGTTTGCAACATAACTGTAACATGGGCCAAGACTGTGATTGGCCACTCGCTTTACATCACGGTGGAGAACCCTCAGGATGATAATTACTACACATGCAAGATTGATCTCAAGACCTGGCAGTTTTGGGGCAAGAAGGGTCTGAAAACATTCAGAGTTGCTGAGAAACGCATCGATGTTTTCTGGGATTTAAGGTCTGCAAAGTTCACCGATAGCCCTGAGCCAGACTCTGATTACTATGTTGCAATGGTGTCCAGAGAAGAGCTGATCTTATTGTTGGGTGATCAACAGAAGGAGGCGTTGAGGAGGACAAAGTCTAGGCTGCCCTCAGAAGACGCCTCGCTAGTGCAGAAGAAAGAAATCGTGTTTGCAAAGAAGTGCTTTTGCACGAAAACAACGTTAGGCCAGGACAAGGAGCATAGCATTATAATCGAGTCTTCTCTGTCCGGGCCTTATGACCCTGAAATGTGGATCAGCGTAGACGGGATGGAATCAATTCGAGTGCCAAATTTGCATTGGAGATTCAGGGGAAACGAAACAATTTTGGTGGATAATTCTCCTGTGCAAATCTTGTGGGATGTGCATGACTGGCTGTACAACGGGAACCATTCAGGTGTGGGCATTTTCGTCTTTAGAAGAGATGCGGATGAAGGTGAATTTCATAGCAGTAATATTGAAGCTGAAGATTTTGGGAAGAGTTTTTGGGATGTGTTAGAAGAGCAGCCTTCTTCAGTGGGATTCTGCCATTTTCTTTATGCTTGGAAGACTGAGTGA